From Maylandia zebra isolate NMK-2024a linkage group LG11, Mzebra_GT3a, whole genome shotgun sequence, one genomic window encodes:
- the epn1a gene encoding epsin-1 isoform X3, which yields MSTSSLRRQVKNIVHNYSEAEIKVREATSNDPWGPSSSLMSEIADLTYNVVAFSEIMSMVWKRLNDHGKNWRHVYKAMTLMEYLIKTGSERVAQQCRENIYAVQTLKDFQYIDRDGKDQGVNVREKAKQLVTLLKDEERLREERIHALKTKEKMAQTSSASSAPSAPSLGGSLSLGSHSGGADSEQAWPQSSGEEDLQLQLALAMSKEEAEQNSTDPLEDAELRYALTLSKEIHQQEERLRRGDDLRLQMAIEESKREKPKPEESALMELSAVDPWGTPAAPVVSSAGPSPLPTVSASAASGPWGTATTDPWGVASPTSPTSSDPWGGGAPPVIAPPPDPWGESSNKVNNVDPWGSSGDPEQLGSSGAGADSTGSPVPFDLSSLGSSLPVRKTPESFLGPNAALVDLDSLVPSKPKPKQPPPPSISSSSAHNPFLQNTGSSPATGMAVTPGSTISSRGVSPTPASSNPFGVAPPMTSISPQPSSLGLSGLRTSPVPPNPMLGMVQPGMGMVPMSMGMGAPGMGLGMMQPSPMSMPYSGLSPMAPPGSGLMGPGVAPPPQLILGGPTGPGGVMGAGGSVGGGGTTGTSTNPFLL from the exons ATGTCGACCTCATCGCTACGGCGACAAGTAAAGAACATCGTCCACAACTATTCAGAGGCTGAAATCAAG GTTAGGGAGGCAACGTCGAATGACCCATGGGGCCCCAGCAGCTCCCTTATGTCAGAGATCGCTGATCTTACCTACAATGTCGTGGCCTTCTCGGAAATCATGAGCATGGTGTGGAAGCGCCTCAATGACCACGGCAAGAATTGGAGACATGTGTACAAG GCTATGACTCTTATGGAGTACCTGATCAAAACTGGTTCAGAACGTGTTGCCCAGCAGTGCCGAGAGAACATTTACGCAGTCCAGACCCTCAAGGATTTCCAGTACATAGACCGAGATGGCAAAGACCAG GGTGTGAATGTTCGAGAGAAAGCCAAACAGTTGGTGACGCTGTTAAAAGATGAAGAGAGACTAAGAGAGGAGAGGATCCACGCCCTGAAAACCAAAGAGAAGATGGCACAGACCTCCAGTG CCTCCTCAGCCCCCTCAGCACCCAGCCTGGGGGGCAGCCTGTCGCTGGGCTCACACTCTGGGGGTGCTGATAGTGAGCAGGCTTGGCCACAGAGCTCTGGAGAAGAAGATCTGCAGCTCCAGCTGGCTTTGGCTATGAGTAAAGAAGAGGCAGAGCAG AATAGCACGGACCCTCTGGAGGATGCAGAGCTCCGCTATGCACTCACACTCAGCAAAGAGATTCACCAACAG GAGGAGCGGCTGCGCAGAGGTGATGACCTGAGACTGCAGATGGCTATTGAGGAGAGCAAGAGGGAGAAACCAAAACCAGAAGAg AGCGCTCTGATGGAGCTGAGTGCTGTGGACCCCTGGGGGACCCCTGCTGCTCCTGTCGTGAGCTCCGCCGGGCCCTCACCTCTACCCACAGTTTCTGCCTCTGCCGCCTCGGGCCCGTGGGGCACAGCCACCACAGATCCATGGGGGGTAGCATCACCCACATCCCCTACAAGCTCTGATCCTTGGGGTGGGGGAGCTCCGCCTGTTATAGCTCCTCCTCCAGATCCATGGGGTGAATCGTCCAACAAAGTAAACAACGTCGACCCCTGGGGAAGCTCAG GAGATCCAGAGCAACTAGGATCTTCAGGAGCAGGCGCTGACAGCACAGGCTCACCGGTACCCTTTGACCTGTCCTCTCTTGGTTCTTCACTTCCTGTTCGGAAGACTCCCGAGTCCTTCCTGGGCCCCAACGCAGCACTGGTGGATCTCGATTCTCTGGTGCCGTCTAAACCCAAACCCAAACAGCCACCGCCTCCCTCTATCTCGTCCTCATCAGCACACAACCCCTTCCTTCAGAACACAG GTTCATCTCCTGCTACTGGCATGGCAGTGACTCCGGGCAGTACCATTTCCAGTAGGGGGGTTTCTCCAACACCTGCATCATCCAACCCTTTTGGGGTGGCTCCTCCTATGACCTCCATCTCACCTCAGCCCTCCTCACTCGGCCTTAGCGGCCTCCGCACCAGTCCTGTGCCTCCCAATCCCATGCTGGGCATGGTGCAACCAGGAATGGGCATGGTGCCAATGAGTATGGGAATGGGGGCTCCGGGAATGGGCCTGGGCATGATGCAGCCCAGCCCCATGAGCATGCCGTACAGCGGGCTCTCCCCAATGGCACCCCCAGGCTCAGGTCTGATGGGACCCGGAGTCGCACCACCTCCTCAGCTGATTTTGGGTGGGCCCACAGGACCAGGAGGGGTGATGGGTGCTGGAGGATCAGTGGGAGGTGGAGGAACGACGGGCACAAGCACCAACCCATTTCTTCTTTGA
- the epn1a gene encoding epsin-1 isoform X1, which produces MSTSSLRRQVKNIVHNYSEAEIKVREATSNDPWGPSSSLMSEIADLTYNVVAFSEIMSMVWKRLNDHGKNWRHVYKAMTLMEYLIKTGSERVAQQCRENIYAVQTLKDFQYIDRDGKDQGVNVREKAKQLVTLLKDEERLREERIHALKTKEKMAQTSSASSAPSAPSLGGSLSLGSHSGGADSEQAWPQSSGEEDLQLQLALAMSKEEAEQNSTDPLEDAELRYALTLSKEIHQQEERLRRGDDLRLQMAIEESKREKPKPEESALMELSAVDPWGTPAAPVVSSAGPSPLPTVSASAASGPWGTATTDPWGVASPTSPTSSDPWGGGAPPVIAPPPDPWGESSNKVNNVDPWGSSAVTPPSADPWGPPLPPSTSSSGGPVDPWAKDGPVPASDPITSDIWSGSAKHTNGTGDPEQLGSSGAGADSTGSPVPFDLSSLGSSLPVRKTPESFLGPNAALVDLDSLVPSKPKPKQPPPPSISSSSAHNPFLQNTGSSPATGMAVTPGSTISSRGVSPTPASSNPFGVAPPMTSISPQPSSLGLSGLRTSPVPPNPMLGMVQPGMGMVPMSMGMGAPGMGLGMMQPSPMSMPYSGLSPMAPPGSGLMGPGVAPPPQLILGGPTGPGGVMGAGGSVGGGGTTGTSTNPFLL; this is translated from the exons ATGTCGACCTCATCGCTACGGCGACAAGTAAAGAACATCGTCCACAACTATTCAGAGGCTGAAATCAAG GTTAGGGAGGCAACGTCGAATGACCCATGGGGCCCCAGCAGCTCCCTTATGTCAGAGATCGCTGATCTTACCTACAATGTCGTGGCCTTCTCGGAAATCATGAGCATGGTGTGGAAGCGCCTCAATGACCACGGCAAGAATTGGAGACATGTGTACAAG GCTATGACTCTTATGGAGTACCTGATCAAAACTGGTTCAGAACGTGTTGCCCAGCAGTGCCGAGAGAACATTTACGCAGTCCAGACCCTCAAGGATTTCCAGTACATAGACCGAGATGGCAAAGACCAG GGTGTGAATGTTCGAGAGAAAGCCAAACAGTTGGTGACGCTGTTAAAAGATGAAGAGAGACTAAGAGAGGAGAGGATCCACGCCCTGAAAACCAAAGAGAAGATGGCACAGACCTCCAGTG CCTCCTCAGCCCCCTCAGCACCCAGCCTGGGGGGCAGCCTGTCGCTGGGCTCACACTCTGGGGGTGCTGATAGTGAGCAGGCTTGGCCACAGAGCTCTGGAGAAGAAGATCTGCAGCTCCAGCTGGCTTTGGCTATGAGTAAAGAAGAGGCAGAGCAG AATAGCACGGACCCTCTGGAGGATGCAGAGCTCCGCTATGCACTCACACTCAGCAAAGAGATTCACCAACAG GAGGAGCGGCTGCGCAGAGGTGATGACCTGAGACTGCAGATGGCTATTGAGGAGAGCAAGAGGGAGAAACCAAAACCAGAAGAg AGCGCTCTGATGGAGCTGAGTGCTGTGGACCCCTGGGGGACCCCTGCTGCTCCTGTCGTGAGCTCCGCCGGGCCCTCACCTCTACCCACAGTTTCTGCCTCTGCCGCCTCGGGCCCGTGGGGCACAGCCACCACAGATCCATGGGGGGTAGCATCACCCACATCCCCTACAAGCTCTGATCCTTGGGGTGGGGGAGCTCCGCCTGTTATAGCTCCTCCTCCAGATCCATGGGGTGAATCGTCCAACAAAGTAAACAACGTCGACCCCTGGGGAAGCTCAG CTGTGACCCCCCCCAGTGCTGACCCCTGGGGTCCTCCATTGCCTCCCAGCACTTCCTCCTCCGGGGGGCCAGTAGACCCCTGGGCAAAGGACGGGCCTGTCCCTGCCTCTGACCCCATCACCTCTGACATCTGGAGTGGCTCCGCCAAACACACTAACGGCACAG GAGATCCAGAGCAACTAGGATCTTCAGGAGCAGGCGCTGACAGCACAGGCTCACCGGTACCCTTTGACCTGTCCTCTCTTGGTTCTTCACTTCCTGTTCGGAAGACTCCCGAGTCCTTCCTGGGCCCCAACGCAGCACTGGTGGATCTCGATTCTCTGGTGCCGTCTAAACCCAAACCCAAACAGCCACCGCCTCCCTCTATCTCGTCCTCATCAGCACACAACCCCTTCCTTCAGAACACAG GTTCATCTCCTGCTACTGGCATGGCAGTGACTCCGGGCAGTACCATTTCCAGTAGGGGGGTTTCTCCAACACCTGCATCATCCAACCCTTTTGGGGTGGCTCCTCCTATGACCTCCATCTCACCTCAGCCCTCCTCACTCGGCCTTAGCGGCCTCCGCACCAGTCCTGTGCCTCCCAATCCCATGCTGGGCATGGTGCAACCAGGAATGGGCATGGTGCCAATGAGTATGGGAATGGGGGCTCCGGGAATGGGCCTGGGCATGATGCAGCCCAGCCCCATGAGCATGCCGTACAGCGGGCTCTCCCCAATGGCACCCCCAGGCTCAGGTCTGATGGGACCCGGAGTCGCACCACCTCCTCAGCTGATTTTGGGTGGGCCCACAGGACCAGGAGGGGTGATGGGTGCTGGAGGATCAGTGGGAGGTGGAGGAACGACGGGCACAAGCACCAACCCATTTCTTCTTTGA
- the epn1a gene encoding epsin-1 isoform X2: MSTSSLRRQVKNIVHNYSEAEIKVREATSNDPWGPSSSLMSEIADLTYNVVAFSEIMSMVWKRLNDHGKNWRHVYKAMTLMEYLIKTGSERVAQQCRENIYAVQTLKDFQYIDRDGKDQGVNVREKAKQLVTLLKDEERLREERIHALKTKEKMAQTSSASSAPSAPSLGGSLSLGSHSGGADSEQAWPQSSGEEDLQLQLALAMSKEEAEQEERLRRGDDLRLQMAIEESKREKPKPEESALMELSAVDPWGTPAAPVVSSAGPSPLPTVSASAASGPWGTATTDPWGVASPTSPTSSDPWGGGAPPVIAPPPDPWGESSNKVNNVDPWGSSAVTPPSADPWGPPLPPSTSSSGGPVDPWAKDGPVPASDPITSDIWSGSAKHTNGTGDPEQLGSSGAGADSTGSPVPFDLSSLGSSLPVRKTPESFLGPNAALVDLDSLVPSKPKPKQPPPPSISSSSAHNPFLQNTGSSPATGMAVTPGSTISSRGVSPTPASSNPFGVAPPMTSISPQPSSLGLSGLRTSPVPPNPMLGMVQPGMGMVPMSMGMGAPGMGLGMMQPSPMSMPYSGLSPMAPPGSGLMGPGVAPPPQLILGGPTGPGGVMGAGGSVGGGGTTGTSTNPFLL, from the exons ATGTCGACCTCATCGCTACGGCGACAAGTAAAGAACATCGTCCACAACTATTCAGAGGCTGAAATCAAG GTTAGGGAGGCAACGTCGAATGACCCATGGGGCCCCAGCAGCTCCCTTATGTCAGAGATCGCTGATCTTACCTACAATGTCGTGGCCTTCTCGGAAATCATGAGCATGGTGTGGAAGCGCCTCAATGACCACGGCAAGAATTGGAGACATGTGTACAAG GCTATGACTCTTATGGAGTACCTGATCAAAACTGGTTCAGAACGTGTTGCCCAGCAGTGCCGAGAGAACATTTACGCAGTCCAGACCCTCAAGGATTTCCAGTACATAGACCGAGATGGCAAAGACCAG GGTGTGAATGTTCGAGAGAAAGCCAAACAGTTGGTGACGCTGTTAAAAGATGAAGAGAGACTAAGAGAGGAGAGGATCCACGCCCTGAAAACCAAAGAGAAGATGGCACAGACCTCCAGTG CCTCCTCAGCCCCCTCAGCACCCAGCCTGGGGGGCAGCCTGTCGCTGGGCTCACACTCTGGGGGTGCTGATAGTGAGCAGGCTTGGCCACAGAGCTCTGGAGAAGAAGATCTGCAGCTCCAGCTGGCTTTGGCTATGAGTAAAGAAGAGGCAGAGCAG GAGGAGCGGCTGCGCAGAGGTGATGACCTGAGACTGCAGATGGCTATTGAGGAGAGCAAGAGGGAGAAACCAAAACCAGAAGAg AGCGCTCTGATGGAGCTGAGTGCTGTGGACCCCTGGGGGACCCCTGCTGCTCCTGTCGTGAGCTCCGCCGGGCCCTCACCTCTACCCACAGTTTCTGCCTCTGCCGCCTCGGGCCCGTGGGGCACAGCCACCACAGATCCATGGGGGGTAGCATCACCCACATCCCCTACAAGCTCTGATCCTTGGGGTGGGGGAGCTCCGCCTGTTATAGCTCCTCCTCCAGATCCATGGGGTGAATCGTCCAACAAAGTAAACAACGTCGACCCCTGGGGAAGCTCAG CTGTGACCCCCCCCAGTGCTGACCCCTGGGGTCCTCCATTGCCTCCCAGCACTTCCTCCTCCGGGGGGCCAGTAGACCCCTGGGCAAAGGACGGGCCTGTCCCTGCCTCTGACCCCATCACCTCTGACATCTGGAGTGGCTCCGCCAAACACACTAACGGCACAG GAGATCCAGAGCAACTAGGATCTTCAGGAGCAGGCGCTGACAGCACAGGCTCACCGGTACCCTTTGACCTGTCCTCTCTTGGTTCTTCACTTCCTGTTCGGAAGACTCCCGAGTCCTTCCTGGGCCCCAACGCAGCACTGGTGGATCTCGATTCTCTGGTGCCGTCTAAACCCAAACCCAAACAGCCACCGCCTCCCTCTATCTCGTCCTCATCAGCACACAACCCCTTCCTTCAGAACACAG GTTCATCTCCTGCTACTGGCATGGCAGTGACTCCGGGCAGTACCATTTCCAGTAGGGGGGTTTCTCCAACACCTGCATCATCCAACCCTTTTGGGGTGGCTCCTCCTATGACCTCCATCTCACCTCAGCCCTCCTCACTCGGCCTTAGCGGCCTCCGCACCAGTCCTGTGCCTCCCAATCCCATGCTGGGCATGGTGCAACCAGGAATGGGCATGGTGCCAATGAGTATGGGAATGGGGGCTCCGGGAATGGGCCTGGGCATGATGCAGCCCAGCCCCATGAGCATGCCGTACAGCGGGCTCTCCCCAATGGCACCCCCAGGCTCAGGTCTGATGGGACCCGGAGTCGCACCACCTCCTCAGCTGATTTTGGGTGGGCCCACAGGACCAGGAGGGGTGATGGGTGCTGGAGGATCAGTGGGAGGTGGAGGAACGACGGGCACAAGCACCAACCCATTTCTTCTTTGA